In Mycolicibacterium alvei, a single window of DNA contains:
- a CDS encoding cytochrome P450, which yields MTEAPAQPPLHMRRNAFDPAPDLREIRESDGVRKVISALGNPVYLITRHEDVKAVLGDHERFSNSRPPGFTLPGAPEMSEKEIASARAGNLLGLDPPEHQRLRRMLTAEFTIRRMKRLEPRIVEIVETRLDAMAAAGPPSDLVADFALPIPSLVICELLGVPYEDRDDFQQRSAHQLDLSLPIPERLALQQQSRDYMRGLVLRARRDPGEDILGMLVRDHGGELSDDELVGIAGLLLLAGHETTSNMLGLGVLALLRHPDQLAAVREDPDAVGPAVEELLRWLSIVQNAIPRFTTTDVDVAGVRIPAGELVFASLPAGNRDPDFIDTPDVLDVSRGASGHLAFGHGVHHCLGAPLARMEMRIAFPGLLQRFPALALAEPFEDVTYRSFHFIYGLKSLAVTW from the coding sequence ATGACCGAGGCACCCGCCCAGCCGCCTTTGCATATGCGGCGCAATGCCTTCGATCCGGCACCGGACCTGCGCGAGATCCGGGAGAGCGACGGGGTACGCAAGGTCATCAGTGCGCTCGGCAATCCCGTTTACCTGATCACCCGCCACGAGGACGTCAAGGCGGTGTTGGGCGATCACGAACGGTTCTCCAACAGCAGACCACCCGGTTTCACCCTGCCCGGGGCACCCGAGATGTCCGAGAAGGAGATCGCCAGCGCCCGGGCCGGCAACCTGTTGGGGCTCGACCCGCCCGAACACCAGCGGCTGCGCCGCATGCTCACCGCGGAGTTCACCATCCGCCGGATGAAACGTCTGGAACCGCGGATCGTCGAGATCGTCGAGACCCGGCTCGATGCGATGGCGGCGGCCGGCCCGCCCTCGGATCTGGTGGCCGACTTTGCGCTTCCCATCCCGTCGCTGGTGATCTGCGAACTGCTCGGGGTGCCCTACGAGGACCGCGACGACTTTCAGCAACGCTCGGCGCACCAGCTCGACTTGTCCTTGCCCATCCCCGAACGCCTTGCGCTGCAACAGCAGAGCCGTGACTACATGCGTGGCCTCGTCCTGCGAGCCCGCCGGGATCCGGGCGAGGACATCCTCGGCATGCTGGTCCGCGACCACGGCGGCGAGCTGTCCGACGACGAACTCGTCGGCATCGCCGGGCTGCTGCTGCTCGCCGGGCATGAAACCACGTCGAACATGCTGGGCCTGGGCGTCCTGGCCTTGCTGCGCCACCCCGACCAACTGGCAGCGGTACGCGAGGATCCGGATGCCGTCGGCCCCGCCGTCGAGGAATTACTGCGCTGGCTTTCCATCGTGCAGAACGCCATCCCGCGCTTCACCACCACCGACGTCGACGTTGCCGGTGTGCGGATTCCCGCGGGAGAGTTGGTCTTTGCCTCACTTCCTGCGGGCAATCGGGACCCCGACTTCATCGACACCCCCGACGTACTCGATGTCAGCCGCGGCGCGTCCGGCCATCTGGCCTTCGGCCACGGCGTGCACCATTGCCTCGGCGCTCCGCTGGCCCGGATGGAGATGCGGATCGCCTTCCCGGGCCTCCTGCAACGGTTCCCCGCCCTCGCGCTGGCCGAGCCGTTCGAGGATGTCACCTACCGGTCTTTCCACTTCATCTACGGGCTGAAATCGTTGGCGGTAACGTGGTGA
- a CDS encoding ferredoxin, whose amino-acid sequence MKVEADQDACIASGNCVMVSDVIFDQDDDGVVKVLVDEVPDDEIAHAREAVKLCPASALKLTGE is encoded by the coding sequence ATGAAAGTAGAAGCCGATCAGGACGCCTGCATTGCCTCAGGCAACTGCGTGATGGTCTCCGACGTCATCTTCGACCAGGACGACGACGGAGTCGTGAAAGTCCTCGTCGACGAAGTGCCCGATGATGAAATCGCGCACGCACGCGAGGCCGTCAAGCTGTGCCCCGCATCAGCGTTGAAGCTCACCGGGGAGTGA
- a CDS encoding HNH endonuclease signature motif containing protein: protein MFDIESGSDVALIDAVGAGARAESMAIAGRLAAIGALDALRERELAESIFWTTDPFEAVAAEISAAMRISRGRAGAQIHRARVLRDKLPQVAARFAVGDIDYRMVCVIITRTETVDSAMWGRLDAQLAGRAPRWMRLSERQLRDRVDQWIAKLDPNGVRVPPDVNAERFVQIEPSSPGMASLWGNLHAEDGAALHQRLDAVADTVCDHDPRTREQRRADAIGPLARLESQLPCRCGREDCPATQKRAAADAAVVHVLAEQATLDGNSDAPGYLPGHGILPAESVRNLAANATLKPVVVPAEPAETPTESGDATEPGYRPSVALSEFIRWRDLTCRFPGCDAPVERCDIDHTAPWPAGPTHPSNTKLFCRAHHLVKTFCPGWTDRQFPDGTIEFQSPTGHNYITEPHGAAMFPTLAQPTGGLTLPEPQAPHPDRAAKMPRRRKTREQDRQDRIAEERRLRAELNNDLAYERDYQAWLAEQYGPPPPF from the coding sequence ATGTTCGACATCGAGTCGGGGTCCGATGTGGCGCTGATCGACGCGGTCGGTGCTGGGGCGCGGGCCGAGTCGATGGCGATCGCGGGGCGACTTGCCGCGATCGGGGCGTTGGATGCGCTGCGGGAACGCGAATTGGCCGAGTCGATCTTCTGGACCACCGACCCGTTCGAAGCGGTGGCCGCCGAGATTTCGGCGGCGATGCGGATCAGCCGGGGTCGGGCCGGCGCCCAGATCCACCGCGCCCGAGTGCTGCGCGACAAACTGCCCCAGGTGGCCGCCCGCTTCGCGGTCGGGGATATCGATTATCGGATGGTGTGTGTCATCATCACCCGCACCGAAACCGTGGATAGCGCGATGTGGGGCCGGTTGGATGCGCAGTTGGCCGGGCGGGCACCTCGATGGATGCGGCTTTCGGAACGCCAGTTACGGGATCGGGTGGATCAGTGGATCGCCAAACTCGACCCCAACGGGGTGCGGGTGCCTCCGGATGTGAATGCTGAGCGGTTCGTGCAGATCGAGCCGAGCAGCCCGGGTATGGCCTCGCTGTGGGGCAACCTGCACGCCGAAGACGGCGCCGCGCTGCATCAACGGTTGGACGCGGTGGCCGACACGGTGTGTGACCACGATCCGCGTACCCGTGAGCAGCGCCGTGCCGATGCCATCGGGCCGTTGGCCCGGCTGGAATCCCAGTTGCCGTGCCGGTGTGGTCGTGAGGACTGCCCAGCCACCCAGAAGCGGGCCGCGGCCGATGCTGCGGTGGTTCATGTGTTGGCCGAGCAGGCCACCCTTGACGGCAACTCTGATGCGCCGGGGTATCTGCCCGGCCATGGCATCCTGCCCGCCGAATCGGTGCGGAACCTGGCCGCCAACGCCACACTCAAACCAGTGGTCGTGCCCGCCGAACCCGCCGAGACGCCAACCGAATCCGGCGATGCCACCGAGCCGGGGTACCGCCCGTCGGTGGCGCTCTCGGAGTTCATCCGGTGGCGGGACCTGACCTGCCGGTTCCCCGGTTGTGATGCCCCCGTCGAGCGCTGCGACATCGACCACACCGCACCCTGGCCCGCGGGCCCGACGCATCCGTCGAACACCAAACTCTTCTGCCGGGCCCACCATTTGGTGAAAACGTTCTGCCCCGGCTGGACCGACCGTCAATTCCCCGACGGCACTATCGAATTCCAGTCCCCGACCGGACACAACTACATCACCGAACCGCACGGTGCTGCCATGTTTCCCACCCTGGCCCAACCCACCGGGGGCCTCACACTTCCCGAACCGCAGGCCCCGCACCCGGACCGGGCCGCGAAGATGCCCAGGCGCCGCAAAACCCGCGAACAAGACCGCCAAGACCGCATCGCCGAAGAACGACGCCTACGCGCCGAACTCAACAACGACCTCGCCTACGAACGCGACTACCAAGCCTGGCTCGCCGAACAATACGGACCACCCCCACCCTTCTAG
- a CDS encoding MMPL family transporter encodes MIRRLAWLAVLVVIVSGALLGLLSGSDAASQSPVSVPSDAESARADALRADFPGGDQIPAILVVTRTDGGELTMDDVDATADARNRMTAAPGPPVVVADDRKAAVATVPLKADLSGFALNDAVKDLRATAADGLPAGLRAEITGGPAFGADIANSFAGANITLLAVTAAVVALLLIVTYRSPVLWLVPLLVIAFADRVGAVVGTAVASGLGLSPDGSTSGITSVLVFGAGTNYALLLISRYREELGRVDGHLEALTIAVRAAAPAIVASNATVVLALLTLLFASAPSNRSLGVQAASGLVVAAIFVLVVLPPLLALCGKRLFWPFIPQVGATPLTESGVWHRIADSVARKPVRVAVASLAGLALLCTAVAATPIGLTQTEQFRVQAESVTGYQALAAHFPSGLTDPTRVIAATADAGAVQRAITDTHGVVSATPVGESPTGLSQWSVVLAAEPASDEAFETIDALRDSVHAADPDALVGGSDAQARDTAAAAQRDRLVVIPAILAVVLAVLYLLLRSAFAPLVLVGVTVLSALAALGLGGWASVHVFGFPALDNSTPLFAFLFLVALGVDYTIFLVTRAREETPEYGTRLGIVRAVSATGAVITSAGVVLAAVFCVLGVLPLIVLTQLGIIVGLGILLDTFVVRTVIIPALFTLIGPRIWWPGLRASC; translated from the coding sequence GTGATTAGGCGTCTGGCGTGGCTGGCGGTATTGGTCGTGATCGTCTCCGGAGCACTGCTGGGCCTGCTCAGCGGCAGCGATGCCGCCTCGCAGTCACCGGTCTCCGTTCCGTCCGATGCCGAGTCGGCGCGGGCCGACGCGCTGCGGGCCGATTTCCCCGGCGGAGATCAGATTCCGGCGATCCTGGTGGTGACCCGCACCGACGGCGGTGAGCTCACCATGGACGACGTCGACGCCACCGCCGATGCACGGAACCGGATGACCGCGGCACCAGGTCCGCCCGTGGTGGTTGCCGACGACCGCAAAGCTGCTGTTGCCACCGTGCCGCTGAAGGCTGACCTGTCCGGCTTCGCGCTGAACGACGCCGTGAAAGATCTGCGCGCCACCGCCGCCGACGGCCTTCCGGCCGGGTTGCGGGCCGAGATCACCGGAGGTCCGGCGTTCGGTGCGGACATCGCCAATTCGTTTGCCGGAGCCAACATCACGCTGCTCGCGGTGACGGCGGCGGTGGTGGCCCTGCTGCTCATCGTCACCTACCGCTCGCCGGTGCTGTGGCTGGTGCCGCTGTTGGTGATCGCCTTTGCCGACCGTGTCGGCGCCGTCGTCGGGACCGCGGTGGCCTCCGGACTCGGGCTGAGCCCGGACGGTTCCACCTCGGGCATCACCAGCGTGCTGGTGTTCGGTGCGGGCACCAACTATGCGCTGCTGTTGATTTCGCGGTATCGCGAGGAACTCGGGCGTGTCGATGGGCATCTGGAGGCGCTGACGATAGCGGTGCGCGCCGCCGCCCCGGCGATCGTGGCCAGCAATGCCACCGTGGTGCTGGCCCTGCTGACACTGCTGTTCGCCTCCGCACCCAGCAACCGGAGCCTCGGCGTGCAGGCCGCATCGGGTCTGGTGGTCGCCGCGATCTTCGTCCTGGTCGTGCTGCCGCCCCTGCTGGCGTTGTGCGGCAAGCGGCTGTTCTGGCCGTTCATTCCCCAGGTCGGTGCCACGCCGCTGACCGAAAGCGGTGTCTGGCACCGGATCGCGGACTCCGTGGCGCGCAAGCCCGTCCGCGTCGCGGTAGCCTCGCTGGCCGGCCTGGCCCTGCTGTGCACCGCCGTGGCGGCCACGCCGATCGGGCTGACCCAAACCGAGCAATTCCGGGTGCAGGCCGAATCGGTGACCGGTTACCAGGCCCTGGCCGCGCACTTCCCGAGCGGGCTGACCGACCCCACGCGCGTCATCGCCGCGACCGCCGACGCCGGCGCGGTGCAACGCGCCATCACCGACACCCACGGCGTCGTCTCCGCCACCCCCGTCGGCGAGTCTCCGACCGGGCTGAGCCAATGGTCGGTGGTCCTGGCGGCCGAACCCGCCTCCGACGAGGCCTTTGAAACCATTGACGCCCTGCGTGATTCGGTACACGCCGCCGATCCCGACGCGCTCGTGGGCGGTTCCGACGCCCAGGCCAGAGACACTGCCGCGGCAGCCCAGCGCGACCGGCTCGTGGTGATTCCGGCGATCCTGGCAGTGGTGCTGGCAGTCCTCTACCTGCTGCTGCGATCGGCCTTCGCACCGCTGGTGCTGGTCGGGGTGACGGTGCTGTCGGCGCTGGCCGCGCTCGGGCTGGGTGGCTGGGCCAGTGTCCACGTATTCGGGTTCCCGGCCCTGGACAACAGCACCCCACTGTTCGCGTTCCTGTTCCTGGTGGCCCTCGGCGTGGACTACACGATCTTCCTGGTGACCCGGGCTCGAGAAGAGACACCCGAGTACGGAACCCGCCTGGGCATCGTGCGGGCCGTGTCGGCCACCGGCGCGGTGATCACCAGTGCCGGGGTGGTGCTGGCAGCGGTGTTCTGTGTGTTGGGCGTACTGCCGCTGATCGTGCTGACCCAACTGGGCATCATCGTCGGGCTCGGCATCCTGCTGGACACCTTCGTGGTCCGCACCGTGATCATCCCGGCCCTGTTCACGTTGATCGGCCCCCGCATCTGGTGGCCGGGACTGCGCGCCTCGTGCTAA